From Ignavibacteriota bacterium, the proteins below share one genomic window:
- the meaB gene encoding methylmalonyl Co-A mutase-associated GTPase MeaB, producing MARRADTAGILAGNRISIARAISLVENDDPEGEPLLRILFPHTGTACRIGITGPPGAGKSTLTTRLAAAYRREGKRIGIIAVDPTSPFTGGAVLGDRVRMGDVELDTGVFIRSMASRGNPGGLSRAAGDAADILDASGMDIILLETVGVGQSELDIARAADVTVVVLVPESGDAVQAMKAGLMEIADLFVMNKSDRPGAEQAIQALSSTLMFRQSTLPPPDVVRTVASEGKGVDEVVDAIGTFRERMEAEGGMVRRRRERMETRIADIVVSRVRRQLWTPERRAQLESSVEAVLRGECTPFDVAHTLIDSIGPDS from the coding sequence GTGGCCCGGCGCGCTGACACAGCCGGCATCCTCGCAGGGAACCGGATCAGCATCGCGCGGGCCATCTCGCTCGTGGAGAACGATGACCCGGAAGGTGAACCGTTGCTCCGGATCCTCTTTCCCCACACCGGTACGGCGTGCCGGATCGGTATCACCGGTCCGCCCGGTGCAGGCAAGAGCACGCTGACGACGAGGCTGGCGGCGGCGTACCGGCGCGAAGGAAAACGGATCGGGATCATTGCGGTGGACCCGACGAGCCCGTTCACGGGCGGTGCCGTGCTGGGCGACCGCGTGCGCATGGGCGATGTTGAACTGGATACGGGTGTCTTCATCAGAAGTATGGCATCGCGCGGCAATCCGGGTGGATTGAGCAGAGCCGCGGGAGATGCGGCGGACATCCTGGATGCCTCCGGGATGGATATCATCCTGCTGGAAACGGTCGGGGTAGGGCAATCGGAGCTCGACATCGCACGCGCGGCGGATGTGACCGTCGTGGTCCTCGTCCCTGAATCCGGCGATGCCGTTCAGGCCATGAAGGCCGGGTTGATGGAGATCGCCGACCTCTTCGTCATGAACAAGTCCGACCGCCCCGGTGCGGAGCAGGCGATCCAGGCATTGAGTTCAACACTGATGTTCCGGCAATCCACCCTGCCCCCGCCCGATGTTGTGCGCACCGTTGCCTCTGAAGGGAAAGGTGTGGATGAGGTGGTCGACGCCATCGGCACCTTCCGGGAGCGCATGGAGGCGGAGGGAGGGATGGTCCGCAGACGCCGCGAACGGATGGAGACACGCATCGCAGATATCGTGGTGAGCAGGGTGCGGCGACAGTTGTGGACGCCCGAACGGAGGGCACAGCTGGAGTCATCGGTGGAAGCCGTGCTTCGTGGTGAATGCACTCCCTTTGACGTGGCCCACACGCTCATCGATAGCATCGGGCCGGATTCTTGA
- a CDS encoding NAD-dependent epimerase/dehydratase family protein gives MKILITGGAGFIASQIAEAYLAAGHAVTIVDNLSTGRKVNIPREATFVEADIRDAAAMNKLFSSTSFDLMSHHAAQMDVRKSVADPVYDASVNVLGVLTLLQECVRTGVKHVVFASSGGAIYGEQDFFPADETHPTRPISPYGVAKLTTEQYLFYYYAVFGLNAVCLRYANIYGPRQNPEGEAGVVAIFANRMFAGQEPVINGEGKQTRDYVFVGDVVRANVAAVGKTGFHIYNVGTGRETDVNHLFRVIRDAVGSTCPEQHGEAKKGEQLRSVLSHERIKKELGWTPSVTLEEGLARTVDHFRNALKAGGPAR, from the coding sequence ATGAAGATCCTCATTACCGGCGGCGCAGGGTTCATCGCTTCGCAGATCGCCGAGGCCTATCTGGCGGCAGGACACGCGGTCACGATCGTCGATAACCTCTCGACCGGGCGGAAGGTGAACATCCCCCGGGAGGCCACATTCGTGGAAGCCGACATCCGCGATGCGGCGGCCATGAACAAGCTCTTCTCGTCCACCTCCTTCGATCTCATGAGCCATCACGCGGCGCAGATGGACGTCCGGAAATCGGTCGCCGATCCTGTCTACGATGCATCGGTCAATGTCCTGGGTGTCCTCACCCTTCTCCAGGAATGCGTCCGCACCGGCGTGAAGCATGTGGTGTTCGCCTCCAGCGGCGGCGCGATCTATGGTGAACAGGACTTCTTTCCGGCGGACGAGACACACCCCACGCGGCCCATCTCGCCGTACGGGGTCGCGAAGCTGACCACCGAACAGTACCTCTTCTATTACTACGCGGTCTTCGGACTGAACGCCGTCTGCCTGCGCTACGCGAACATCTATGGCCCCCGGCAGAACCCTGAAGGGGAGGCGGGGGTCGTGGCGATCTTCGCCAACCGCATGTTCGCAGGCCAGGAACCGGTGATCAACGGCGAAGGGAAGCAGACGCGCGACTACGTGTTCGTCGGCGACGTCGTGCGCGCCAATGTGGCCGCCGTCGGCAAGACCGGCTTCCATATCTACAATGTCGGCACGGGGCGCGAGACCGATGTGAATCATCTCTTCCGCGTGATCCGCGACGCTGTGGGCAGCACCTGCCCCGAGCAGCACGGTGAGGCGAAAAAGGGCGAGCAGCTCCGCAGTGTGCTGTCGCATGAGCGCATCAAGAAGGAACTCGGCTGGACCCCCTCCGTGACGCTCGAAGAAGGCCTTGCCCGCACAGTGGACCATTTCCGGAACGCATTGAAGGCCGGTGGCCCGGCGCGCTGA
- the purD gene encoding phosphoribosylamine--glycine ligase, giving the protein MNVLVIGSGGREHALVWALRRAPGVRRIICAPGNPGIEDLAEVVPVRVDDIAELKALAERERVDLTIVGPEVPLARGIVDRFRLDGLAIFGPTQGAAELEWSKAFAKAFMDRHAIPTARHVVVSHQDREHARRTLESFTLPVVLKADGLAAGKGVVICTREEDAAAELETMLDGTSFGAAGTRVVIEEFLEGEEASVFAITDGTSYVLLAPAQDHKRVLDGDAGKNTGGMGAYAPAPVVTADVMRTVEEKVLRPTLAGMAAEGRPYTGCLYIGLMLTTQGPRVIEYNCRFGDPETQVVLPLFRGDLARLLYEASAGTIEPSAFPSWRPDDPATAACVVLAAGGYPDHYESGDLITGLDAVKDMEDVVAFHAGTRRTGEGIVTAGGRVLGVTAMDRSGGFAATLARCYDAVKQIHFDRMHYRRDIGHRALRSRH; this is encoded by the coding sequence ATGAATGTCCTCGTGATCGGGTCGGGTGGCCGTGAACATGCGCTGGTCTGGGCCCTGCGCAGGGCTCCCGGCGTGCGCCGGATCATCTGTGCACCCGGGAACCCGGGCATCGAAGACCTGGCCGAGGTGGTGCCGGTGCGCGTCGATGACATCGCCGAGTTGAAGGCCCTGGCAGAGCGCGAGCGCGTCGACCTCACCATTGTGGGCCCCGAGGTCCCGCTTGCACGCGGCATCGTGGACCGGTTCCGGCTGGATGGCCTCGCGATCTTTGGCCCCACGCAAGGTGCGGCGGAGCTCGAGTGGAGCAAGGCATTCGCAAAAGCGTTCATGGACCGCCATGCGATACCCACCGCGCGGCACGTGGTGGTCTCGCATCAGGACCGTGAGCACGCGCGACGTACACTGGAGTCATTCACGTTGCCCGTTGTGCTCAAGGCCGACGGCCTGGCCGCGGGGAAAGGCGTGGTGATCTGTACGCGCGAAGAAGATGCTGCAGCGGAACTCGAGACGATGCTGGATGGCACGAGCTTCGGTGCGGCCGGGACGCGTGTGGTGATCGAGGAATTCCTCGAAGGTGAAGAGGCCTCGGTCTTTGCGATCACGGACGGCACATCCTATGTCCTCCTTGCTCCTGCCCAGGACCATAAGAGGGTGCTGGACGGGGATGCCGGCAAGAATACCGGTGGAATGGGTGCGTATGCGCCCGCTCCGGTGGTGACCGCCGACGTGATGCGCACCGTCGAGGAGAAGGTCCTGCGCCCCACGCTCGCCGGCATGGCGGCGGAAGGCCGGCCGTACACCGGATGCCTGTACATCGGGCTGATGCTCACCACGCAGGGTCCGCGCGTGATCGAATACAACTGCCGGTTCGGTGATCCCGAGACGCAGGTGGTCCTTCCGCTCTTCCGTGGCGACCTTGCCCGTCTGCTGTATGAAGCGTCAGCCGGAACGATCGAGCCATCGGCTTTTCCCTCCTGGCGCCCGGATGATCCCGCGACGGCGGCCTGCGTTGTGCTCGCTGCCGGCGGCTACCCGGATCACTATGAGTCGGGCGATCTGATCACAGGCCTCGATGCAGTGAAGGACATGGAGGATGTGGTGGCATTCCATGCCGGCACGCGGCGGACGGGAGAGGGTATCGTGACCGCCGGTGGCCGTGTTCTCGGCGTCACGGCGATGGACCGGTCGGGAGGATTCGCCGCAACTCTCGCACGGTGTTACGACGCAGTCAAACAGATCCATTTCGACCGGATGCACTACCGGCGCGACATCGGTCATCGCGCACTTCGCTCACGACACTAA
- a CDS encoding glycosyltransferase, whose product MTTEFPQRRVLVIAYYFPPMGLSGVQRTLKFVKYLPQFNWQPTVLTVEPRGYYASDESLLADLEGRDVRIERTSAAGPGRFVSKNAEVKFPKEWMRKMLSRLSDTFFIPDNKIGWRRKAVAHGLRLAKEKPFDLIFATAPPFTDFLIGRDLKRELNIPLVLDYRDPWVEYPFKFYPTPLHKYLNVRGERSALRASSHVITTNRRVKELILRRHRFLTYNDVEILSQGYDPEDFTHAAALPGTAHPRRAQAMRITYAGVFWEDRKPDYFLRALQDLFKDRPKLRGRIEAVFVGHFREENTKLVNKLGLQDSVTPLGYLPHTECTRELMSSDALWMIVGDDRGSPGKVYEYIGARKPVLACAPEGFISATVEEAGGWVVRPDDVAGIRKAIEDMYAQWEHHTLQGPPEPVVQKYSRVALTGALVKSFEALREP is encoded by the coding sequence ATGACAACGGAATTCCCGCAACGCCGCGTTCTCGTCATCGCCTACTATTTTCCCCCGATGGGATTGAGCGGCGTGCAACGCACCCTCAAATTCGTGAAGTACCTGCCGCAATTCAACTGGCAGCCGACGGTCCTGACGGTGGAGCCGCGCGGGTACTATGCGTCAGACGAATCCCTCCTCGCCGATCTCGAGGGGCGTGATGTGCGCATCGAGCGCACAAGCGCAGCAGGGCCCGGTCGGTTCGTTTCGAAGAACGCTGAAGTGAAGTTCCCGAAGGAATGGATGAGGAAGATGCTCAGCCGTCTCTCCGATACGTTCTTCATTCCCGACAATAAGATCGGATGGCGGAGGAAAGCCGTGGCGCACGGACTCCGGCTTGCGAAAGAAAAGCCGTTCGACCTGATCTTTGCCACCGCGCCGCCCTTCACGGATTTCCTGATCGGACGGGACCTGAAGCGCGAGCTCAACATCCCGCTGGTGCTGGATTACCGCGATCCCTGGGTGGAGTATCCGTTCAAGTTCTATCCTACGCCACTGCACAAGTATCTCAATGTGCGCGGCGAACGCTCCGCGCTCCGCGCGAGCAGTCACGTGATCACCACGAACCGCCGCGTGAAGGAGCTGATCCTCCGCCGGCACCGGTTCCTCACGTACAACGACGTCGAGATCCTGTCGCAGGGATACGACCCCGAGGACTTCACGCACGCCGCGGCGCTGCCCGGCACCGCCCATCCGCGCCGGGCGCAGGCGATGCGGATCACATACGCCGGCGTCTTCTGGGAAGACCGGAAGCCCGACTACTTTCTCCGCGCCTTGCAGGACCTCTTCAAGGACCGTCCGAAGCTCCGCGGCCGCATCGAAGCCGTCTTCGTCGGGCACTTCCGTGAAGAGAACACGAAGCTTGTGAACAAGCTCGGGCTCCAGGATAGCGTGACACCCCTGGGGTACCTGCCGCACACCGAATGCACGCGCGAGCTCATGTCCTCCGACGCTCTCTGGATGATCGTGGGTGATGACCGGGGCTCACCGGGCAAGGTGTACGAGTACATCGGTGCGCGCAAGCCGGTCCTTGCGTGCGCCCCGGAAGGATTCATCAGTGCGACGGTTGAAGAGGCCGGAGGGTGGGTAGTCCGGCCGGATGACGTCGCAGGGATCCGGAAAGCCATCGAAGACATGTATGCACAATGGGAACATCACACACTCCAGGGTCCGCCGGAGCCGGTGGTGCAGAAGTACAGCCGCGTCGCGCTGACCGGCGCGCTGGTGAAGTCATTTGAAGCACTACGGGAGCCGTGA
- a CDS encoding aminopeptidase P family protein, with amino-acid sequence MSRHADRVARLRAILRKQHLDALIVTSLTHLQYLLGFTGSHGIGVFGRRTAAFITDSRYQAQGARQVRAARRFITQRPLLDAIAEHHCLSRVTTVGFESHHITFQQYRVLRRTFPRITFIPTTGIVEQLLYVKDPAELAALRAAMRITDQVFEEIVGLIRPGMREKDIAAEITYRHRLHGADADAFEPIVASGERGSLPHARAGDRVLRNGELVTMDFGCTVKGYHSDLTRTVALGRTTKKVREVYAVVREAQAAALDAAHGGMAARDLDAVARTVITDAGYGEAFSHSLGHGLGLNIHERPRVSALSKDTLVPGCVVTVEPGIYLPGWGGVRIEDDILLTATGCTVLTAAPRDLLVL; translated from the coding sequence ATGAGCAGACACGCTGACAGGGTCGCGCGGCTCCGCGCGATCCTCCGGAAGCAACACCTTGACGCGCTGATCGTCACATCGCTGACCCACCTGCAGTATCTCCTCGGGTTCACAGGCTCGCACGGCATCGGCGTCTTCGGCCGGCGTACGGCTGCGTTCATCACCGATTCACGCTATCAGGCCCAGGGGGCGCGGCAGGTGCGTGCCGCCCGGCGGTTCATCACACAACGCCCCCTTCTCGACGCCATCGCCGAACATCACTGCCTGTCCCGGGTCACGACCGTTGGCTTCGAGTCGCACCACATCACGTTCCAACAGTACCGCGTTCTGCGGCGCACCTTCCCGCGGATCACGTTCATCCCCACGACAGGGATCGTTGAACAGTTGCTCTATGTGAAGGATCCCGCGGAACTGGCCGCGCTCCGGGCAGCGATGCGGATCACCGACCAGGTGTTCGAAGAGATCGTCGGGCTCATCCGGCCCGGCATGCGTGAGAAGGATATTGCCGCGGAGATCACCTATCGCCACCGTCTCCATGGGGCCGATGCGGATGCGTTCGAGCCCATCGTTGCGAGCGGCGAACGCGGTTCCCTCCCGCATGCGCGCGCAGGCGACCGGGTCCTGCGGAACGGTGAACTGGTGACCATGGATTTCGGGTGCACGGTGAAGGGATACCATTCCGATCTCACCCGCACGGTGGCACTGGGCCGTACGACGAAGAAGGTGCGCGAGGTCTACGCTGTGGTGCGCGAAGCCCAGGCCGCGGCGCTCGACGCCGCCCATGGCGGCATGGCCGCCCGCGATCTTGATGCTGTCGCGCGGACCGTGATCACGGATGCCGGCTATGGTGAGGCCTTTTCGCATTCCCTCGGCCACGGACTCGGCCTGAACATTCACGAACGTCCGCGCGTTTCCGCCCTGAGCAAGGACACCCTCGTCCCCGGATGTGTGGTGACGGTGGAACCCGGTATCTACCTGCCGGGATGGGGTGGCGTGCGCATCGAAGATGACATACTTCTGACAGCAACAGGGTGCACGGTGCTCACCGCCGCGCCCCGGGACCTACTGGTACTCTGA